From Acidobacteriota bacterium, one genomic window encodes:
- a CDS encoding zinc-dependent alcohol dehydrogenase family protein, giving the protein MKAMVLETPGRPLVERDLPRPRIGPGQVLLRVSACAVCRTDLHILDGELPDARLPLVPGHQIVGTVDGCGPGVSRLRPGDRVGVPWLGWTCNRCGYCRSSRENLCDRARFTGYHRDGGYAEYAAADERYCFPIPPNYSDVQAAPLLCAGLIGFRSLRMTGEARRVGFYGFGSSAHLLVQAALHQGRQVYAFTRAGDRAGQEFALRSGAVWSGESGQAPPVPLDAAIIFAPVGELVPAALKAVAKGGSVICAGIHMSDIPAFPYSILWGERVVRSVANLTRGDGEEFLQLASRVTIGTHVNPFALSDANQALSALRSGTIQGTAVLVVD; this is encoded by the coding sequence GTGAAGGCCATGGTTCTGGAAACTCCGGGGCGGCCCCTGGTTGAACGGGATCTGCCCAGACCCCGGATCGGGCCGGGCCAGGTGCTCCTGCGGGTGAGTGCCTGCGCGGTCTGCCGCACCGATCTCCACATCCTGGACGGCGAGCTGCCGGATGCCAGGCTACCGCTGGTTCCCGGACACCAGATCGTGGGAACGGTGGACGGCTGCGGTCCAGGGGTCAGCCGTCTGAGACCGGGCGACCGGGTGGGGGTCCCCTGGTTGGGCTGGACCTGCAACCGATGCGGCTACTGCCGGTCCTCCAGAGAGAACCTGTGCGATCGGGCCCGGTTCACGGGGTATCATCGGGACGGAGGCTATGCCGAATACGCGGCGGCTGACGAGCGCTACTGTTTTCCCATTCCCCCCAACTATTCCGATGTTCAGGCGGCCCCGCTCTTGTGCGCAGGCCTGATCGGCTTCCGATCTTTGAGGATGACGGGCGAGGCCCGGCGGGTCGGCTTTTACGGCTTCGGGTCTTCGGCGCACCTGCTGGTTCAGGCGGCTCTCCACCAGGGCCGGCAGGTCTATGCCTTCACACGGGCCGGAGACAGGGCGGGCCAAGAGTTTGCTCTCCGCTCAGGGGCGGTCTGGTCGGGTGAATCAGGGCAGGCGCCGCCGGTACCTCTGGATGCCGCCATTATCTTCGCCCCTGTGGGCGAGTTGGTTCCAGCCGCCCTGAAGGCGGTGGCCAAGGGGGGCTCGGTGATCTGTGCCGGAATCCACATGAGCGATATTCCAGCCTTTCCCTACTCGATTCTATGGGGAGAGCGTGTGGTGCGCTCGGTCGCCAATCTCACCCGGGGCGATGGAGAGGAGTTTCTGCAGCTGGCGAGCCGGGTCACCATTGGAACTCACGTCAATCCCTTTGCTCTGAGCGACGCCAACCAGGCCCTGTCGGCGCTGCGGTCGGGAACGATTCAGGGCACGGCCGTTCTGGTGGTCGATTGA
- a CDS encoding 2-oxoacid:ferredoxin oxidoreductase subunit beta, whose product MSHDGDRGQKGSAVLPLRRRDFVSDQEVRWCPGCGDYSILAQTQKMLPDLNIPRENFVFVSGIGCSSRFPYYVNTYGFHGIHGRAPTLATGIKASRPELSVWVITGDGDALSIGGNHFMHVVRRNLDVNIILFNNRIYGLTKGQYSPTSEFGKKTKSTPLGSIDYPINPLCIAISNEATFVARSIDVDVKHLSSVLTQAAHHKGVSFVEVFQNCNIFNDGAFNHFSERGFRDDRTIRLEHGKPLVFGRDRDKGIRLNGLKLEVVDLRRGDSEKDLLIHDIHAPEPNLANLLARMDYPDFPVPLGVFRSVAKPTYDELMEAQVQDAISRSGDGDLERLLNSGDVWVVN is encoded by the coding sequence ATGAGCCATGACGGCGACAGAGGACAGAAGGGGTCGGCAGTGCTTCCCTTGAGACGGCGGGATTTCGTTAGCGACCAGGAGGTGAGATGGTGTCCGGGTTGCGGGGACTACTCCATTCTGGCCCAGACTCAGAAGATGCTGCCCGATCTGAATATCCCCAGGGAGAACTTTGTCTTTGTTTCAGGCATCGGTTGCTCCAGCCGCTTCCCCTACTATGTGAACACCTATGGTTTTCATGGAATTCACGGCCGGGCTCCGACCCTGGCGACCGGCATCAAGGCCTCCCGCCCCGAGCTGTCGGTCTGGGTGATTACCGGAGATGGCGATGCCCTGAGCATCGGGGGCAACCATTTCATGCATGTGGTTCGCAGAAATCTGGACGTGAACATCATTCTCTTCAATAACAGGATTTACGGCTTGACCAAGGGCCAGTATTCTCCGACTTCCGAGTTCGGCAAGAAGACCAAGTCCACTCCGCTCGGGTCCATCGACTACCCGATCAACCCCTTGTGCATTGCGATCTCCAACGAGGCCACCTTCGTGGCCCGGTCCATCGACGTGGATGTCAAGCACCTCTCTTCGGTCCTTACCCAGGCTGCCCACCACAAGGGAGTTTCCTTCGTGGAAGTATTTCAGAATTGCAACATCTTCAACGACGGGGCCTTCAATCATTTCTCGGAGCGGGGGTTTCGAGACGATCGCACCATCCGGCTGGAGCACGGGAAGCCGCTGGTATTCGGCAGGGACCGGGACAAGGGAATTCGACTGAACGGCCTCAAACTGGAAGTCGTCGATCTTCGCCGGGGCGATTCCGAAAAGGATCTGCTGATCCACGATATTCATGCCCCGGAACCCAATCTGGCGAACCTGCTGGCCCGCATGGATTATCCTGACTTTCCCGTGCCTCTGGGAGTTTTCCGCTCGGTGGCCAAACCGACCTACGACGAGCTGATGGAGGCCCAGGTGCAGGACGCAATCAGCCGTTCGGGAGATGGAGACCTGGAGCGACTGCTCAACAGCGGGGATGTCTGGGTGGTGAACTGA
- a CDS encoding CBS domain-containing protein → MMELIEFDGVRLEWMEDAGFEAMSVELTLRETKIRHLQLKEMVCVAPDTSLGDTISTMQRRRNGCALVAVGSNLLGIFTERDLIRKVVGRSQPGLERPIRDLMTPEPAVLSPDDSLLDAVRLMNEGGYRHIPLVDSANRVCDCLSVINIVDYLLECYPQEVLALPPTPDQNFSEPDGA, encoded by the coding sequence ATGATGGAGCTAATCGAGTTCGATGGTGTTAGGCTGGAATGGATGGAAGATGCAGGGTTTGAAGCCATGAGCGTAGAGTTGACCCTACGCGAGACCAAAATTCGGCACCTGCAGCTGAAGGAGATGGTTTGTGTGGCCCCGGATACAAGTCTGGGGGACACGATCTCAACCATGCAGCGACGGCGCAACGGTTGCGCCTTGGTGGCGGTGGGCTCCAACCTCCTGGGAATATTTACCGAAAGAGACCTGATTCGCAAGGTGGTCGGACGCAGCCAGCCGGGTCTGGAACGGCCGATTCGCGACCTCATGACGCCGGAGCCGGCGGTCCTGAGTCCTGACGATTCTCTTCTGGATGCGGTTCGTTTGATGAACGAGGGCGGTTACCGCCATATTCCGCTGGTCGATTCGGCCAATCGGGTCTGTGATTGTCTCTCCGTGATCAATATCGTCGACTATCTCTTGGAGTGCTATCCTCAGGAGGTACTGGCCCTTCCTCCCACGCCCGATCAGAATTTCAGCGAGCCGGACGGAGCCTGA
- a CDS encoding pyruvate dehydrogenase: MTGNSPELTSNDQGAKLGVELAENLADSEVAILEQIQNRVLWLSMQIVHYANSLRENGSGASAKVGGHQASCSSMVSLMTALYFHSLRFGDRVSVKPHGSPVYHAIQYLLGNLPEEKLRQFRSFKGLQSYPSRTKDVDQVDFSTGSVGLGAVVPNFARLTRQFVRDHFGHPRRNRFIALMGDAELDEGNVWEALGEETLQELGQVLWIVDLNRQSLDRVVPSGKAQKIEEMFRINGWRVLELKYGRKLEEVFRRPHGEKLRQCIDLMSNDEYQSLLRIEDGERIRRRLVNTPEGQDKELLELLSDYSTDEVKPLLADLGGHDLRKILEGLDEADRITDQPVVIIAYTIKGWELPIAGDPLNHAKLLTSDQMAELQSRLGIVSGEEFAPFPPGSPEDRFIQSRLKLLNGNAKADTAPAPAPLSIPASLGSGYRGDLSTQQALGSLLTALSRIPEVAARMVTTSPDVSISTNLGGWIHKMRVYSPEEKINFFRENAVASMLNWEQSPKGHHIELGISENNLFLLLNMLGLSQEFSGEVLLPFGTVYDPFIGRGLDALTYAAYTESKFIFAGTPSGITLSPEGGAHQSLITPSIGMEMPNLVYYEPTFAQELEWIFLAGLRNLLDRKRGQILYLRLSTRPVPQSLFPADRRTAPQRMEQLRRDVLRGGYRLLDHRSAPGYSPGRNVLNLFTCGVMAVDALEASRSLAREGIFANVIAVTSPDLLFRGWQQAGKLKMKNPGNRFTFHLEGLIPPAERRVPVVTVLDGHSHALSFIGSVFGSQALCLGVDEFGQSGQAEELYDHYQIGVKAISQAARQMIHGGAAAG, encoded by the coding sequence ATGACCGGAAATTCCCCGGAACTCACCAGCAACGACCAGGGGGCCAAGCTCGGCGTCGAGCTTGCCGAGAACCTCGCGGATTCCGAGGTCGCCATCCTGGAGCAGATTCAAAATCGGGTTCTTTGGCTGAGCATGCAGATTGTGCACTACGCCAATTCCCTGCGGGAAAACGGCAGCGGCGCCAGCGCCAAAGTGGGGGGTCACCAGGCCAGTTGCTCCTCCATGGTCAGCTTGATGACGGCCCTCTATTTCCACTCGCTGCGATTCGGAGACCGGGTCTCCGTCAAGCCCCACGGCTCTCCGGTGTACCACGCCATCCAGTATCTCCTGGGCAATCTGCCCGAGGAGAAGCTCCGCCAGTTCCGCAGTTTCAAGGGACTGCAATCCTATCCCAGCCGCACCAAGGACGTGGACCAGGTCGACTTTTCCACTGGGTCGGTGGGTCTGGGAGCCGTGGTTCCCAACTTTGCCCGGCTGACCCGACAGTTCGTGCGCGACCATTTCGGGCATCCACGGCGCAACCGCTTCATCGCCCTCATGGGGGACGCGGAGCTGGATGAGGGAAACGTTTGGGAAGCCCTGGGCGAAGAAACGCTGCAGGAGTTGGGGCAGGTTCTCTGGATCGTCGATCTCAATCGTCAAAGCCTGGACCGCGTCGTCCCCAGCGGCAAGGCCCAGAAGATCGAGGAGATGTTCCGCATCAACGGCTGGCGAGTGCTCGAGTTGAAGTATGGCAGGAAGCTGGAAGAGGTCTTCAGGCGTCCCCACGGCGAGAAACTGAGACAATGCATCGACCTGATGAGCAACGACGAGTATCAGAGCCTGTTGCGTATCGAGGACGGCGAGAGGATCCGGCGTCGCCTGGTCAACACTCCCGAGGGTCAGGACAAAGAGCTGCTGGAATTGTTGAGCGATTACTCCACCGACGAAGTCAAGCCTCTGCTGGCCGATCTGGGAGGCCATGACCTGCGCAAGATTCTGGAGGGACTGGACGAGGCCGACCGGATTACCGACCAGCCGGTCGTCATCATCGCCTACACCATCAAGGGTTGGGAACTGCCGATCGCCGGAGACCCCCTGAACCACGCCAAGCTCCTGACATCGGATCAGATGGCGGAGCTTCAGTCCCGGCTGGGGATTGTTTCCGGAGAAGAATTCGCCCCATTCCCGCCCGGCAGCCCCGAAGACCGGTTCATCCAGTCACGCCTCAAGCTTCTCAACGGCAACGCCAAGGCCGACACCGCACCTGCGCCCGCTCCCCTCTCGATTCCCGCCAGCCTGGGGTCCGGCTACCGGGGCGACCTCTCCACCCAACAAGCCCTGGGCAGCCTGCTCACCGCCTTGAGCCGCATCCCGGAGGTGGCGGCCCGCATGGTAACCACTTCCCCCGACGTTTCCATTTCGACCAACCTGGGGGGATGGATTCACAAGATGCGGGTCTACAGCCCCGAGGAGAAGATCAATTTCTTTCGCGAGAATGCCGTGGCCTCCATGCTCAACTGGGAGCAGTCCCCCAAGGGACACCACATCGAGCTGGGAATCTCGGAAAACAACCTGTTTCTCCTGCTGAACATGCTCGGACTGTCGCAGGAATTCTCCGGGGAGGTGCTGCTTCCCTTCGGAACGGTCTATGACCCCTTTATCGGACGGGGGCTGGATGCGCTGACCTACGCGGCTTACACCGAATCCAAGTTCATTTTTGCCGGCACCCCGTCGGGAATCACCCTGAGTCCCGAGGGGGGCGCTCATCAATCCCTGATCACGCCCTCCATCGGCATGGAAATGCCCAACCTGGTCTACTACGAACCCACCTTCGCCCAGGAACTGGAATGGATCTTCCTGGCCGGCCTGCGGAACCTGCTGGACCGCAAGCGGGGTCAGATTCTATACCTGCGGCTCTCCACCCGTCCGGTGCCGCAGAGTCTCTTTCCGGCCGACCGGAGAACGGCTCCCCAGCGGATGGAGCAGTTGCGCCGGGACGTCCTGCGGGGCGGATATCGACTCCTGGATCACCGGTCCGCCCCCGGGTACTCTCCCGGCAGGAACGTCCTCAACCTCTTCACCTGCGGGGTGATGGCGGTCGACGCCCTGGAGGCCAGCCGAAGCCTCGCTCGAGAAGGCATCTTCGCCAACGTGATCGCGGTCACCAGTCCGGACCTGCTCTTCCGCGGTTGGCAGCAGGCCGGCAAGCTCAAGATGAAGAACCCCGGAAACCGGTTCACCTTCCACCTGGAGGGCCTGATTCCACCCGCCGAGCGCCGGGTCCCCGTTGTCACCGTACTGGACGGCCACTCGCATGCTCTTTCCTTCATCGGGAGCGTGTTCGGCAGCCAGGCGCTGTGTCTGGGCGTGGATGAATTCGGTCAGTCGGGTCAGGCCGAGGAGCTCTACGACCACTACCAGATCGGGGTCAAGGCCATCTCGCAGGCCGCCCGCCAGATGATCCATGGAGGGGCTGCTGCAGGGTGA
- a CDS encoding CBS domain-containing protein, giving the protein MICPACGSVNLPGADRCEDCLFPFSKLDIPLPIEGLQKRLMEDTIADLKPTPAVTVSPGAPVENAVQLLKDKSVGCVLVMEEEIVVGILSERDVLYKLGGMEGSVSSVKVSDIMTPNPVTMEAEESIRFVLHQMSVEGFRHIPIVSLDQPPRIVSVRAVLDYLHQSAEDASPDPASR; this is encoded by the coding sequence ATGATCTGTCCTGCTTGCGGCTCGGTCAATCTTCCCGGGGCGGACCGATGCGAAGACTGCCTGTTTCCTTTCAGCAAGCTGGACATCCCCTTGCCGATCGAGGGGCTGCAGAAGCGGCTCATGGAGGACACCATTGCCGACCTGAAGCCCACACCCGCGGTCACCGTTTCGCCCGGGGCTCCGGTCGAGAACGCGGTCCAACTCCTGAAGGACAAGAGCGTGGGGTGCGTCCTGGTCATGGAAGAGGAGATCGTGGTCGGAATCTTGTCAGAACGAGACGTGCTCTACAAGCTCGGGGGAATGGAAGGCTCCGTCAGCTCGGTCAAAGTCTCCGATATCATGACTCCCAATCCGGTGACCATGGAGGCAGAAGAATCCATTCGCTTTGTTCTCCACCAGATGTCGGTGGAGGGATTTCGCCACATCCCCATTGTCAGCCTCGACCAGCCCCCCAGGATCGTCTCCGTGCGGGCCGTGCTTGACTATCTCCACCAGTCCGCGGAAGATGCCTCTCCGGACCCGGCGTCCCGGTAG
- a CDS encoding 2-oxoacid:acceptor oxidoreductase subunit alpha has product MPATTTEKDHKPDRAIVEIENATIRFAGDSGDGMQLTGTQFTNTSAIFGNDISTLPDFPAEIRAPAGSLPGVSGFQINFSSRDIRTPGDQPNVLVAMNPAALRVHLSDLEPGGIVIANSNTFLPLNLKKAGYGSNPLEDGSLSGYRLIAVPLSELNGKALQELNLPRRDADRCKNFFALGITYWLYDRPLEPTLSWIESKFKMRPEILAANSLALRSGYNYADTTELFTNHYRVRTAKLAPGKYRNITGNEATAFGFIAASQKLGCPLFYASYPITPASDILHELARHKNFGIKTFQAEDEIAAVGAAIGASFAGHLGLTGTSGPGVALKSEAIGLAVMTELPLVIANIQRGGPSTGLPTKTEQADLLQALFGRNGECPVAVVAPSTPSGCFRMAFEAFRLATRFMTPVFFLSDGYLANGSEPWKIPSVEDLPDIEVRFRTDAEGFEPYLRDEETLSRPWAIPGTPGLEHRIGGLEKQNITGNVSYNPENHDRMVRLRAEKIARIADDIPPVEVFGSPEGKVLVVGWGSTYGAITSAVEGMQEQNHPVSSLHLQYLNPLPRNLGEVLSRFDKVLVPELNLGQLLMILRSRYLVDAIGFNRVRGLPFKISELRETIGEML; this is encoded by the coding sequence GTGCCTGCCACAACCACCGAAAAAGACCACAAGCCGGACCGGGCCATCGTCGAGATCGAGAACGCAACCATCCGGTTTGCCGGAGACTCCGGCGACGGCATGCAGTTGACCGGAACCCAGTTCACCAACACCTCGGCGATCTTCGGGAACGACATCAGCACCCTCCCCGATTTCCCGGCCGAGATTCGCGCGCCTGCCGGGTCCCTGCCGGGTGTGAGCGGTTTCCAGATAAACTTCAGCAGTCGAGACATTCGGACTCCCGGTGATCAGCCCAACGTTCTGGTGGCCATGAACCCGGCGGCTCTCAGGGTGCACTTGTCGGATCTTGAGCCCGGGGGCATTGTCATTGCCAATTCCAATACCTTCTTGCCCTTGAATCTGAAAAAGGCGGGCTATGGGTCAAACCCCCTGGAGGACGGGAGCCTGTCGGGTTATCGCCTGATTGCGGTTCCCTTGAGCGAATTGAACGGCAAGGCGCTCCAGGAGTTGAATCTTCCCAGGAGGGATGCGGACCGGTGCAAGAACTTTTTTGCTCTCGGAATTACCTACTGGCTATACGATCGTCCCCTGGAGCCGACGCTCTCCTGGATCGAATCCAAGTTCAAAATGAGGCCGGAGATCCTGGCCGCAAACAGTCTGGCTTTGCGAAGCGGCTACAACTACGCCGACACCACCGAACTCTTCACCAACCACTACAGGGTTCGCACCGCCAAGTTGGCTCCAGGCAAGTACCGCAATATTACGGGCAACGAGGCCACGGCTTTCGGCTTCATCGCGGCTTCTCAGAAGTTGGGATGCCCCCTCTTTTATGCCAGCTATCCCATCACTCCGGCCAGCGATATTCTGCACGAGTTGGCCCGCCACAAGAATTTCGGAATCAAGACGTTTCAGGCGGAAGACGAGATTGCGGCTGTGGGCGCCGCCATTGGCGCTTCCTTTGCGGGTCACTTGGGACTGACCGGAACCAGTGGGCCGGGAGTCGCCCTGAAATCGGAGGCGATCGGGCTGGCCGTCATGACGGAACTGCCACTGGTGATCGCCAACATTCAGCGCGGCGGTCCCAGCACGGGTCTGCCCACCAAGACCGAACAGGCGGATCTGCTGCAGGCACTGTTCGGGCGGAACGGGGAGTGTCCCGTGGCCGTGGTCGCGCCAAGCACGCCATCCGGCTGCTTCCGCATGGCTTTCGAGGCTTTTCGATTGGCCACCCGGTTCATGACCCCGGTCTTCTTCCTCTCCGACGGCTACCTGGCCAACGGGTCGGAACCGTGGAAGATTCCTTCGGTGGAGGACCTTCCCGACATTGAAGTCCGTTTCCGGACCGACGCCGAGGGGTTTGAACCCTATCTGCGGGATGAGGAGACACTCTCCCGGCCTTGGGCCATCCCGGGCACTCCGGGGCTGGAGCATCGCATCGGAGGGTTGGAGAAGCAGAACATCACCGGGAACGTCAGCTACAACCCCGAAAACCACGACCGCATGGTGCGTCTGCGGGCCGAGAAAATTGCCCGGATAGCCGACGATATCCCCCCGGTCGAGGTGTTTGGGAGTCCGGAAGGAAAGGTTCTGGTGGTTGGCTGGGGTTCGACCTACGGGGCAATCACCTCGGCCGTGGAGGGTATGCAGGAGCAGAACCATCCCGTCTCCAGCCTACACTTGCAGTACCTGAATCCTCTCCCCAGGAACCTGGGAGAGGTTCTCTCTCGATTTGACAAGGTTCTGGTGCCCGAGCTTAATCTGGGCCAGTTGCTGATGATCTTGCGGTCGCGCTACCTGGTGGATGCCATCGGTTTCAACCGGGTGCGGGGCCTGCCCTTTAAGATTTCCGAACTGCGGGAAACTATTGGAGAGATGCTCTGA
- a CDS encoding cyclase family protein, with amino-acid sequence MKLSRFVVITHLLLLTATAPVIVCRNSKNLTSKDVDRMMTSLSNWGRWGADDQLGTINLITAEKRKQAAALVKEGFSVSMAHDAVKVEQDGSPPFEHEMLPESFKPDSVGANDRFAVSYHGFTTTHVDALCHFFYEGKMYNGFSRDEVTRSGADKLSVLTLKDGIFTRAVLMDMPRLWGLDYLPGDKAIYPEDLEAWEKKAGVRVGSGDALLLRTGRWARRRAEGGWDIMQNSAGLHASCLPWLKERDVAIVGSDLATDVMPSQVKDSFLPVHMVLIVGMGTPILDVLDLEAVGEAAQARQRWEFLMTMAPLPVPGATGSPLNPIATF; translated from the coding sequence ATGAAACTGTCCCGATTCGTTGTCATCACCCATCTGCTGCTATTGACGGCGACGGCCCCGGTCATTGTCTGTAGAAATTCCAAGAACCTGACCAGCAAGGACGTCGACCGGATGATGACCTCGCTTTCCAACTGGGGTCGTTGGGGGGCGGACGACCAGTTGGGGACGATCAACCTGATTACGGCCGAAAAGCGCAAGCAGGCGGCTGCCCTGGTGAAGGAGGGCTTCTCCGTTTCGATGGCGCACGACGCTGTCAAGGTTGAGCAGGACGGCTCGCCTCCCTTCGAGCACGAGATGTTGCCGGAGAGCTTCAAGCCCGACTCCGTGGGGGCAAACGACAGGTTCGCGGTGAGCTACCACGGATTTACCACCACCCATGTGGATGCCCTGTGCCACTTCTTCTATGAAGGGAAGATGTACAACGGTTTCTCCAGGGACGAAGTCACCCGGAGTGGGGCCGACAAGCTTTCGGTCCTCACCCTGAAGGACGGTATCTTTACCCGGGCTGTCCTTATGGATATGCCCCGCCTGTGGGGCTTGGACTATCTACCGGGAGACAAGGCGATCTATCCTGAAGACCTGGAAGCCTGGGAAAAGAAGGCCGGCGTCCGGGTGGGCTCGGGAGATGCCCTTCTGCTCCGGACCGGCCGTTGGGCCAGGCGGCGCGCCGAGGGGGGGTGGGACATCATGCAGAATTCGGCGGGTCTGCACGCGTCCTGCCTGCCCTGGCTGAAAGAGCGCGACGTGGCCATCGTGGGCAGCGACCTGGCCACCGACGTCATGCCCTCACAAGTGAAGGACTCCTTCCTGCCGGTTCACATGGTCCTGATCGTGGGCATGGGGACGCCCATCCTGGATGTCCTTGATCTGGAAGCTGTTGGCGAGGCCGCCCAGGCCCGCCAGCGTTGGGAGTTCCTCATGACCATGGCCCCGCTGCCGGTACCGGGGGCCACCGGCTCCCCTCTGAATCCCATTGCTACTTTTTAG
- a CDS encoding dihydrodipicolinate synthase family protein — protein sequence METQSKQSLETGTDPGPFGELDTVTVLMPMPFRGGRLDGRAHARNVDYLLGNCFLDEGRRRVMGIGGTSLIHHLDRETQLKLVQSTGRQLGSEALFMAGVIPTPPSEARQFIQECLELKRPPDYFLLMPIPGLFNPEGVEAELSALSEFFEKQGAGRFVLYLRTGRLNAAYARLASRLANIAGIKVGTHPGDVEVLQASVPPSKRVLWGVGDRVTAAARLGARGHTSGLTLICPSLCDAINNACRRQDFEACAELEQVVSGLEEIRFMEDRIYNYSAVVAASQLGGFQDIDLGEGGPFNAPPPPPILQQIAHCVERLKPYH from the coding sequence ATGGAGACACAATCCAAGCAGAGTCTTGAGACGGGGACCGATCCGGGCCCCTTCGGCGAACTCGACACCGTCACCGTTCTGATGCCGATGCCCTTCCGTGGAGGGCGGCTGGACGGGCGGGCACATGCCAGAAACGTGGATTACCTGCTGGGCAACTGTTTTCTCGACGAAGGGCGCCGGCGGGTCATGGGAATCGGCGGGACCAGCCTGATTCACCACCTCGACCGGGAGACCCAGTTGAAACTGGTCCAGTCGACCGGCCGGCAGTTGGGCTCCGAGGCGCTTTTCATGGCGGGGGTCATTCCTACGCCCCCGTCCGAAGCCAGGCAATTCATCCAGGAATGCCTGGAACTGAAGAGGCCTCCCGACTACTTTCTGCTCATGCCCATTCCCGGTCTGTTCAATCCCGAGGGTGTTGAAGCCGAGCTTTCCGCGTTGTCGGAATTCTTCGAAAAGCAAGGGGCGGGGCGCTTTGTCCTATACCTGCGTACTGGTCGCCTGAACGCCGCCTATGCTAGACTCGCCTCCAGACTTGCCAACATTGCCGGCATTAAAGTGGGCACCCATCCCGGAGATGTGGAGGTGCTGCAGGCATCGGTGCCCCCCTCCAAACGGGTCCTCTGGGGAGTGGGTGACCGGGTGACGGCGGCCGCCCGGCTGGGCGCACGGGGCCACACCTCCGGATTGACCCTGATCTGCCCGAGCCTCTGCGATGCCATCAACAACGCCTGCCGGCGCCAGGACTTCGAGGCCTGCGCCGAGTTGGAGCAAGTGGTCTCAGGTCTCGAAGAGATTCGCTTCATGGAGGATCGAATCTACAACTACTCCGCGGTGGTTGCCGCCAGCCAACTGGGTGGATTCCAGGACATCGACCTGGGAGAAGGAGGGCCGTTCAACGCCCCGCCTCCGCCACCGATCCTGCAGCAAATTGCTCACTGCGTAGAGCGATTGAAACCCTACCACTGA
- a CDS encoding MFS transporter: MLLSRDGFKLFAYLSISALLSFTVWTMILVPDYLAHQGWSAQKIGWAMGLFFVVALISQISSGHLADRIGNVPTALIGTGIALSGCICYWVALRWPDAIFGARALHGAGAAMVGAGALFHLVRSVPQNLKGRVMGYFGLPGFVMMGVGPWIAESLRHSWGMAGVFTLILVNFVAVGVLLRCLPRPLAPKGTRREPFSRAFRKSFPNLRPVIFFAFCFGFGLSAWNSFLAPAVSEIGSGAISAFGLGYGSGALVSRLGLSQKLDRGKRRLIAISSLTLYGVGLALIPHADHAWHLGMIGIGCGVSHGLYYPALSSFAAARFHPLHTGNAMSLYMSAFSLGMFLGSPVWGYVGNQWGYLWIFTVAGLFVFCSTLIFLISRSWSKARWLIWPYSSREAD; encoded by the coding sequence ATGTTATTGAGTCGAGACGGATTCAAGCTATTCGCCTATCTGAGCATCAGCGCTTTGCTGAGCTTCACCGTCTGGACCATGATCCTGGTCCCGGATTACCTGGCTCACCAGGGCTGGTCGGCGCAGAAGATCGGCTGGGCCATGGGCCTGTTTTTCGTTGTTGCTCTCATCTCTCAGATTTCTTCAGGCCATCTGGCCGACCGCATCGGGAACGTTCCCACGGCCCTGATCGGCACCGGCATCGCCTTGAGCGGATGTATCTGCTATTGGGTCGCCCTCAGGTGGCCGGATGCCATCTTTGGGGCTCGCGCCCTTCACGGTGCCGGGGCTGCCATGGTCGGCGCCGGCGCTCTCTTCCACTTGGTGAGATCGGTGCCCCAGAACCTCAAAGGGCGGGTGATGGGTTATTTCGGCCTGCCCGGGTTCGTGATGATGGGCGTGGGGCCCTGGATTGCCGAGAGTTTGCGTCATTCCTGGGGGATGGCCGGGGTGTTCACGCTCATTCTGGTCAACTTCGTGGCGGTTGGCGTCCTCCTCCGCTGCCTGCCGCGCCCCCTGGCCCCCAAGGGCACTCGACGGGAACCGTTCAGCCGGGCCTTCAGAAAGAGCTTCCCCAACTTGAGGCCTGTCATCTTCTTCGCCTTTTGCTTCGGTTTCGGCCTGTCCGCCTGGAACAGCTTCCTGGCCCCCGCGGTGAGCGAGATCGGAAGCGGCGCCATCTCGGCCTTCGGCCTCGGCTACGGTTCAGGAGCCCTGGTGAGTCGCCTCGGCCTGAGTCAAAAGCTGGACAGAGGCAAGCGGCGCCTGATCGCCATCTCCAGCCTGACCCTCTACGGGGTGGGGCTTGCCTTGATTCCACATGCGGATCATGCCTGGCATTTGGGTATGATTGGGATCGGCTGCGGGGTGAGCCATGGCCTCTATTACCCCGCCCTGAGCTCCTTTGCCGCCGCGCGTTTCCATCCTCTTCACACCGGAAACGCCATGAGTCTGTACATGTCCGCGTTCAGTCTGGGGATGTTTCTGGGGTCTCCGGTTTGGGGATACGTAGGGAACCAATGGGGGTACCTCTGGATTTTTACGGTGGCGGGCCTGTTTGTGTTTTGCTCGACGCTGATTTTCCTGATTTCGCGTTCCTGGTCCAAGGCAAGGTGGCTGATTTGGCCCTACAGTAGCCGAGAAGCCGACTGA